The genomic interval CTCGATAGTTTCCCAAGGAATAAGCCGGGGTTCCTGAAAGATGAACGATATTTGATGGAGGGAATTCCTCGAAGCTATTTCATTGAGCAATGTTGTTTTACCGCAGCCTGAGGCCCCAAGAATAGCGGTTATAGACAAGTCTTTGAATGTAATGGAAAAGTTCTCATACACTTTTTTATTGCCGTATGAAATCGTAACGTCGTTTAATGTCATGTTCTACTTCTTTGCTTCTTTTTCCAAATAAGTTCTGGTTGATCGCGCCAAAAATGAAAACGCAAGCTCGGTTAACAAGCTTAACATGATGGTCATAATAGTTATGCTGAACACGCGAGGGGTTTCAAGATGTATTTTCGCAGTCTGAAGAGCCGATCCCAAACCGGATCTGGGAAGCGCAAGTATTTCCCCCGCGACGACAACCTTCCATGTCAGCCCCAGAGCGCTCCCAGCACCGGATAAAAAAAAAGGCATAGCCGATGGTATTTGTATATGCGTCAGTATGTCTCTTTTCTTGAAATGATAAATTCTAGCCATCTCGAGCAGCTTGGCGTCGGTTTGCCTTATTCCGGCTGAAATAGCTTCGGTCATGATCGGAAGGGTCATTAAAATAGATACGAAAATGGGAACTAAGTCCGTTCCGAACCAAAATAGCGCAATCAGTATGAACGATACGACGGGCGTTGATTTAATGACTGTCATCCATGGAGAAATAAAACTCGCGAAATCGTCGAATAAGCCTGCTGCAAGTCCGAGAAGTGCAGAAAGTAATGCGGAAAGCAAAAAGGAGAAAATGCTTCGGAGAAAGGTGTTCGCCAATGAACCATAAAACAAAGGCTCTCCGATGAGCCGGCTTGCATCCCGGATAACCGTCAACGGAGAAGGCAGTATGAGTTCTGATTGAATTAGCAACGACGACGCTTGCCATGCTAAAACCAGCAATCCAACTGAAGAAAGTTTCAGCAGGCGTTTTTTTGACATCATTTCAGATAAAAAGCGTCTTCCGGAAGCTTGCCGCCGATTGAATCCGGAGAAAACTTGAGGAAGACCGATAAAAGCCCTTCGATCTGTTCTTGACCCTCTTGAGCCGGTATAAATACAAAATTGCACACAGGAATCGCCTGCTCCGCTATCTGAGCTTTTAAGCCGAGACCGGCTGCTTCAACCAAAGGCCCTGCTTCTTGAGGATTTCTAAGCACCCATTCGATTGATTTTCTATACTCTGCAAGAAATACTCTCACAGCGTCCGGATGCGATTCGAAAATGTCCTTCCGTACGACGCAGAGCGTCATCGGAAAATCGCTGCCGTATCCTGCTTCACGCCATCCGTCTACAAGAGACCACCCTCGCCTCACCTGTACTCCCGCCTTTTTGCCGTTCATGACTGCTACTGTCGCAAACGGTTCCGGCAATACTGCGTAGTCGATTTTACCTGAAATTAAAGCCGCGGCTATTTCCGGAGTCGGCAATGAAAAATCAAGGGTAACGTTTTTTTCAATATTGTGATAATCAAGCAATGTTCTGAAGACATATTCAGGAGTAGATCCCTGTCCTGCGACGACTACTTTCTTTTCTTTCAAGCCGGCGGGGCTCGTAAGTGACTGATCCGTTGTGACTACAGATAACATTCCGTTGCCGACGACAGCGCACACAAGGAATGATTCGGGATGCAGCGAGTTGATCTTCGCAGCGACATTCGGAGGCAATATGCCGATATCGACTTCGCCCTTTATCAATTTCGGGATTAAAGCATCCACAGAAGGCGCCGCTTCGAATGTTGTTTCGGCTATTCCCGGTATAATCGGTGGATTTGCAAACATCGGCGCCATCCCAATGCCTGAAGGTCCTACCAATGCTGAAACACGGAGCGATATTTCCGGAGTTTTATCCTGTTTCGGCATGGCGAAAGCATTAACGAGCGCCAGCATGATAAGCGTAAAACAGATCAACAGTTTTTTCATGGAATAACCTCGCTGTATGATCTAGTATACCATTTTTAGTATTTTGATTACCAGTCGAACTATTGTAAATACAGCAAAAAACAGGGGCATCTAATTATATAGACACCCCTGGAATAAGGATTAACAGACTCGAGAAGGATTATTTCTTTGTGGTTGCCTTAGGAGAAGCCGTCTTTTTTGCAGCAGTTGAAGTCGCTTTCTTTTCTTTTTTCGGCCCTGCTTTTTTTACGGTCTTTTTGACTGCTTTAACTCCAGGTCCCGCGCTCGCCTTGTCTGCAATAGCAGCTTGTGCGGCAGCGAGTCTCGCTACCGGAACCCGGAACGGCGAGGCGGAAACATAATTCATTCCAGCCCTGCAGCAGAATTTTACCGACTCGGAGTCGCCGCCGTGTTCTCCGCAGATACCGATTTTCAAAGACGGTTTGGCGCTTCTGCCTTTTTCGATTCCTGTTTTTATCAATAATCCAACACCGGCTTGGTCCAGGCTCTGGAAAGGATCAAGCCTGAATACGCCTGCTTTGTTCTCGTCGATATAATCCGGAAGGAATTTTCCGGCATCGTCGCGGCTCATTCCCAGAGTCATTTGAGTCAAGTCGTTTGTTCCGAACGAGAAGAAGTCGGCGTGCCCCGCGATTTGATCCGCCAATAAAGCGGCGCGCGGTGTTTCGATCATCGTTCCGACGAGATATGTCACCTTTACCGCCTGTTTTGCGATAATAGCGTCCGCGGTTTTTCTCACCTGTTTTTCCAGCAGGGCCAATTCAACCGCGTCTACAACGAGAGGAATCATGATTTCCGGATAAACCTTAACGCCTTTCTTAGTCTGTTTGCATGCGGCTGTGATAATCGCGGTAACCTGCATTTCAAGAATCTCAGGGTACGTGATAGTCAAGCGGCAGCCGCGATGTCCGAGCATCGGGTTTGCCTCGTGAAGCTGTTCAACACGTTGGCGAACTTCTTCGAAGGTTTTTCCGACTGCCTTGGCAAGCGCTTTTTGTCCTGCTTCGTCGTGAGGCACGAA from Teretinema zuelzerae carries:
- a CDS encoding ABC transporter substrate-binding protein, with protein sequence MFANPPIIPGIAETTFEAAPSVDALIPKLIKGEVDIGILPPNVAAKINSLHPESFLVCAVVGNGMLSVVTTDQSLTSPAGLKEKKVVVAGQGSTPEYVFRTLLDYHNIEKNVTLDFSLPTPEIAAALISGKIDYAVLPEPFATVAVMNGKKAGVQVRRGWSLVDGWREAGYGSDFPMTLCVVRKDIFESHPDAVRVFLAEYRKSIEWVLRNPQEAGPLVEAAGLGLKAQIAEQAIPVCNFVFIPAQEGQEQIEGLLSVFLKFSPDSIGGKLPEDAFYLK
- a CDS encoding ABC transporter permease, encoding MMSKKRLLKLSSVGLLVLAWQASSLLIQSELILPSPLTVIRDASRLIGEPLFYGSLANTFLRSIFSFLLSALLSALLGLAAGLFDDFASFISPWMTVIKSTPVVSFILIALFWFGTDLVPIFVSILMTLPIMTEAISAGIRQTDAKLLEMARIYHFKKRDILTHIQIPSAMPFFLSGAGSALGLTWKVVVAGEILALPRSGLGSALQTAKIHLETPRVFSITIMTIMLSLLTELAFSFLARSTRTYLEKEAKK
- a CDS encoding ATP-binding cassette domain-containing protein; translated protein: MTLNDVTISYGNKKVYENFSITFKDLSITAILGASGCGKTTLLNEIASRNSLHQISFIFQEPRLIPWETIEKNIMFALKRQDTLDSVLFGAGRFA